In Musa acuminata AAA Group cultivar baxijiao chromosome BXJ2-3, Cavendish_Baxijiao_AAA, whole genome shotgun sequence, the following proteins share a genomic window:
- the LOC135607786 gene encoding two-component response regulator ORR2-like → MSMEEVEEAREEGSHGSMFEGGVEVRVLVVDDSPVDRRVVEGLLKRSGAMFQVIAVDSGKRAMEVLGLTEGKEAEQPTVDDPKIDIILTDYCMPEMTGYDLLKAVKEQSSQKPIPVIIMSSENEPQRISRCRAIGAEDYLLKPLQTNDVLRLRDYVRPTALSPKTGTKRKIAIEMMAENSGSERRPCLAGLAVA, encoded by the exons ATGAGcatggaggaggtggaggaggcgaGAGAGGAGGGGAGTCATGGCAGCATGTTTGAGGGAGGGGTGGAGGTGAGGGTGTTGGTGGTGGATGACTCCCCGGTGGACAGACGGGTGGTGGAAGGGTTGCTCAAGAGGAGTGGAGCCATGTTTCAAG TTATAGCTGTCGATAGCGGAAAAAGAGCAATGGAAGTTCTTGGATTGACTGAAGGGAAGGAGGCTGAACAGCCTACTGTTGAT GATCCAAAGATAGACATAATCCTCACCGATTACTGTATGCCGGAAATGACTGGTTATGATCTTCTAAAGGCTGTCAAG GAGCAGAGCAGTCAAAAACCTATTCCTGTGATCATAATGTCATCAGAGAATGAGCCACAGAGAATCAGCAG GTGTCGAGCTATTGGCGctgaggattatcttcttaaaccTCTTCAAACAAATGATGTGCTGAGACTGAGGGATTATGTTCGACCGACAGCGTTATCACCCAAAACAGGCACCAAAAGGAAGATCGCAATAGAAATGATGGCTGAGAACAGTGGTTCGGAGAGGAGACCATGCCTTGCTGGGTTGGCAGTGGCCTGA
- the LOC135607785 gene encoding putative pentatricopeptide repeat-containing protein At5g08490 gives MVPIWTRKVAIRPSSKPVVTFFSSDPNPSARPLPTSIVVRSLSAEPLASSHGFGMPRERSPVKTARYLLEEMPVPDFRTCNQRIRAHTSGRDYQASLSVFVRMLGARLRPDGFALAAVVKSAAALRVAGHARAVHGFAVKAGFAGIVAVQKAMIDMYAGFGALRDACQVFEEVGQRDSVTWNVLLTGYARAGLSEDAMRLFHSMHGCGVEGVKPTAVTIAVILPVIAKLNVLKTGQGVHAYVIKIGLDTDTLVGNALVSMYAKCGSIIDDAHKVFSLISSKDTVSWNSLIGGYSQCGLFAEAFRLFSRMVSMNFLPNDTTLVTVLPICAFTEGGWHRGNEFHCYILRHGLDVQLSICNSLLTHYSKVGDMKRAEYIFGRLDSWDLVTWNTMIAGYAINGWTSKALDLLQQLLIGSTKPDSVTFLSILPVCAQLYDVEGGRKIHGYVIRQNLLCQETSLGNAIVDFYGRCGDIVDALQTFRGINKKDIISWNTMLSACINNEQLEKFADLLTQMICEGIQPDSITILSVLRASTTYGIRKVREAHAYSFRAGFVSHITVGNAILDAYAKCGSTEGAHRTFLNLTGRNVITGNTMISGYLKHGRSEDAEMVFGQMCEKDLTTWNLMVQAYAQNDCSDLAFTLFHQLQSEGMRPDALSIMSILPACARLASPCLVRQCHGYVIRTSLYDIHLEGALLDSYSKCGSLDDAYKLFQASPKKDLVTFTAMLGGYAMHGLAEEAIRVFSDMLEAHVKPDHVIMTAVLSACSHAGLIDVGWRLFKSTIEIHGIRPTMEHYACMVDLLARRGQLIEAYEFILDMPCEANANVWGTLLGACKIHKEVEIGRMVADQLFDAEAENIGNYVVMSNIYAADGRWEGVEQVRRLMKTRDLKKPAGCSWLEVSMKRHIFVAGDLSHPQRTLIYSTLRTLDQLMKEPMERICIRAN, from the coding sequence ATGGTCCCGATTTGGACTCGCAAGGTAGCCATCCGACCGAGTTCCAAGCCCGTCGTCACCTTCTTCTCCTCGGATCCCAACCCTTCGGCTCGCCCTCTTCCAACATCCATTGTCGTCAGATCCCTCTCCGCTGAACCACTTGCCTCCTCTCATGGCTTCGGAATGCCCCGTGAACGATCGCCCGTCAAGACCGCCCGCTACCTGCTCGAGGAAATGCCCGTACCCGACTTCCGAACATGCAACCAGAGGATCAGGGCCCATACGTCGGGCCGCGATTACCAGGCATCGCTCTCCGTGTTCGTGCGAATGCTTGGCGCCCGGCTCAGGCCCGATGGCTTTGCGCTCGCCGCCGTCGTCAAGTCCGCGGCGGCGCTTCGTGTCGCTGGACACGCACGGGCCGTCCATGGGTTTGCTGTGAAGGCGGGATTCGCGGGGATCGTGGCGGTCCAGAAGGCGATGATCGACATGTATGCCGGATTTGGAGCGCTGCGTGATGCTTGCCAGGTTTTCGAGGAGGTGGGTCAGCGAGATTCGGTCACTTGGAACGTGCTGTTGACGGGATATGCTCGTGCGGGGCTTTCCGAGGACGCGATGCGTTTGTTCCACTCCATGCATGGGTGTGGTGTCGAGGGTGTCAAGCCTACTGCGGTGACTATTGCTGTGATCCTTCCGGTTATCGCCAAGCTAAACGTTCTGAAGACAGGGCAAGGTGTCCATGCTTACGTGATCAAGATTGGATTAGACACTGATACTTTGGTGGGAAATGCACTTGTGTCGATGTACGCAAAATGCGGTAGCATCATCGATGATGCTCACAAAGTGTTCTCGCTCATATCTTCGAAGGACACGGTATCATGGAATTCCTTGATTGGAGGGTACTCTCAGTGTGGGTTATTTGCTGAGGCATTCCGACTGTTCTCTCGGATGGTGTCGATGAATTTCTTGCCGAATGATACAACACTTGTGACTGTTCTTCCTATCTGTGCATTCACGGAAGGTGGCTGGCATCGTGGAAATGAATTCCACTGTTACATTCTGCGGCATGGTTTAGATGTGCAACTTTCTATTTGTAATTCACTTCTGACGCATTATTCAAAGGTTGGAGACATGAAGAGAGCTGAATATATCTTCGGTAGATTGGATTCATGGGACCTCGTGACATGGAACACCATGATTGCTGGATATGCCATCAACGGGTGGACCTCAAAGGCATTAGATTTACTTCAGCAGTTGCTGATCGGTAGCACAAAACCTGACTCAGTTACTTTCCTAAGCATTCTTCCTGTATGTGCTCAACTGTATGATGTAGAAGGGGGAAGGAAGATCCATGGTTATGTTATTCGGCAGAATCTACTGTGCCAGGAAACATCTTTAGGGAATGCTATCGTTGATTTCTATGGAAGGTGCGGTGACATAGTGGATGCACTACAAACTTTTAGGGGTATTAataagaaagatataatatcatggAACACAATGCTTTCAGCTTGTATCAATAATGAACAGTTGGAGAAGTTTGCTGACCTCCTGACTCAAATGATTTGCGAAGGGATACAACCTGACTCTATAACAATTTTGAGTGTTCTTCGGGCAAGCACTACATATGGCATAAGAAAGGTCAGAGAAGCTCATGCTTATTCCTTTCGTGCTGGTTTCGTGAGTCATATTACTGTTGGAAATGCGATACTTGATGCATATGCAAAGTGTGGGAGCACTGAGGGTGCACATAGAACCTTCTTGAACTTGACAGGAAGGAATGTCATCACAGGCAATACAATGATCTCAGGCTATCTGAAGCATGGTCGTTCAGAGGATGCAGAGATGGTCTTTGGTCAGATGTGTGAAAAGGATCTCACAACTTGGAATCTCATGGTGCAAGCTTATGCTCAGAACGATTGCAGTGATCTTGCATTTACTCTGTTTCATCAGTTGCAGAGTGAGGGCATGAGACCTGACGCTCTGAGCATCATGAGCATTCTTCCAGCTTGTGCACGTCTGGCTTCTCCTTGTCTGGTAAGGCAGTGTCATGGCTATGTGATCCGTACTTCTCTATACGACATTCACCTCGAAGGTGCTCTCTTAGATTCATACTCGAAATGTGGAAGCTTAGATGATGCATACAAACTCTTTCAGGCAAGCCCCAAGAAGGACTTGGTAACCTTTACTGCTATGCTTGGTGGCTATGCAATGCATGGATTGGCAGAAGAGGCAATCAGAGTCTTCTCTGATATGCTTGAAGCCCATGTAAAACCAGATCATGTTATCATGACTGCTGTTCTGTCAGCTTGCAGTCATGCAGGGTTAATTGATGTTGGGTGGAGGCTTTTCAAGTCCACAATTGAGATTCATGGTATTAGACCTACAATGGAGCACTATGCCTGTATGGTGGATCTTCTTGCTCGAAGAGGACAACTGATAGaagcttatgagtttatattggaCATGCCCTGTGAGGCTAATGCCAATGTGTGGGGTACGCTGCTGGGAGCATGTAAAATCCACAAGGAGGTGGAAATTGGGCGGATGGTGGCAGATCAGTTATTTGATGCTGAGGCTGAAAACATTGGAAACTATGTGGTGATGTCAAATATATATGCTGCAGATGGGAGGTGGGAAGGTGTTGAGCAGGTCAGGAGACTGATGAAGACCAGAGACCTCAAGAAGCCAGCAGGATGCAGCTGGCTTGAGGTTTCAATGAAGAGGCATATATTTGTGGCTGGTGATCTATCTCATCCACAAAGAACCTTAATTTACAGTACACTGAGGACTTTGGATCAGCTGATGAAAGAGCCAATGGAAAGGATTTGCATTCGAGCAAACTGA
- the LOC135606518 gene encoding protein SUPPRESSOR OF GENE SILENCING 3 homolog has product MDSANTRKDGGVGGNIPPRGRSAEEPDAGEGNAAVDDPNKDKESVGKDSQEDGWQVYTRKSRRRRAGRASLKPWGSSVSSPKAGWSSGKDCAPLEPWGSSISSPKAGSPSGKKDCAPLEPWGSSISSPNAGWSRGNNSLQNNKNRPLGRGNSKQKPRHMASAPVIPPPLPHGWQCATRFGPSSSQSKVEEDCHVEVADAKEEEEEIVDDSDDDLTSDYDTDASQRGHETRRKNKWLQKFFGEMDDLTAEEISDLTREWQCPACHGVPGAIRRYKGLQSLVSHAKTRKKARLKLHGEFASMLEENLGRRGASAAPAGKVFGKWQGPKNMTTDHEIVWPPTVIVMNTRLDHDENEKWIGMGNQELRDCFSSYDVVKVRHSYGPNGHRGMSVLIFEATATGYLEAERLHKHFAEQGTDRDAWAHPCRRLFCAGGKRQLYGYLARKEDKDSFNRHCHGRSRLKYELRSYQEKVVIPTKQMREDAKQLPRLEKKVKRRERQYQTLEQTLDDITQLLHQVMEENSAVKLRAKLQHEEHKALMDNQDRFLKEQMDKIHKMTKEKQRNFEKQLPEERAKAKDSDQRLRNEEIERFINSQVKEVEKFEADREKLKHAHEQKKLELKKRRQAEKVELAKELDAALTKLMEKYTPAGFHASSTSSS; this is encoded by the exons ATGGACTCAGCGAATACTAGAAAGGATGGAGGTGTTGGTGGTAATATTCCACCACGGGGGAGAAGTGCTGAAGAGCCTGATGCTGGAGAAGGCAACGCTGCTGTTGATGACCCGAACAAGGACAAGGAAAGTGTAGGGAAGGACTCACAGGAGGATGGATGGCAGGTGTACACAAGGAAATCCAGGAGGAGGAGAGCTGGACGTGCCTCATTGAAACCTTGGGGTTCTTCTGTTTCTTCACCAAAAGCTGGTTGGTCTTCTGGTAAGGATTGTGCTCCATTGGAACCTTGGGGTTCTTCGATTTCTTCACCAAAAGCTGGTTCGCCTTCTGGTAAGAAGGATTGTGCTCCATTGGAACCTTGGGGTTCTTCAATTTCTTCACCAAATGCTGGTTGGTCTCGTGGAAACAACAGTCTCCAAAACAATAAGAATCGGCCTCTTGGCAGAGGTAATTCTAAGCAGAAACCACGGCACATGGCTTCAGCTCCGGTTATACCTCCGCCTCTGCCACATGGCTGGCAGTGCGCAACAAGGTTTGGGCCATCTAGTTCTCAATCGAAGGTAGAAGAAGACTGTCATGTTGAGGTTGCTGatgcgaaggaggaggaggaggaaatagtCGATGACAGCGATGATGATCTCACTAGCGATTATGATACTGATGCAAGTCAAAGGGGCCACGAGACCAGAAGGAAGAACAAATGGCTGCAGAAATTTTTCGGAGAGATGGATGATCTGACGGCCGAAGAAATTAGTGATCTAACCAGAGAATGGCAGTGTCCTGCATGCCACGGTGTTCCTGGTGCCATCCGCCGTTACAAGGGCCTGCAGAGTCTCGTGAGCCATGCAAAGACACGGAAGAAGGCCCGACTAAAGCTTCATGGAGAGTTTGCTTCAATGTTGGAAGAAAACCTTGGTCGTAGAGGAGCTTCTGCCGCACCTGCCGGTAAGGTGTTTGGCAAATGGCAGGGGCCGAAGAACATGACGACCGATCATGAGATAGTCTGGCCTCCAACGGTGATTGTCATGAACACCCGACTCGATCATGATGAGAACGAAAAG TGGATTGGGATGGGAAACCAAGAGCTCCGCGACTGTTTCAGCTCATATGATGTAGTGAAGGTCCGCCATTCCTATGGCCCTAATGGGCACCGTGGGATGAGCGTTTTGATCTTCGAAGCCACTGCGACGGGCTACTTGGAGGCCGAGCGGCTGCACAAGCATTTTGCAGAGCAGGGAACCGATAGGGATGCATGGGCACACCCTTGCCGGAGGCTGTTTTGTGCAGGTGGTAAGCGGCAGCTGTATGGTTACTTGGCCCGGAAAGAAGACAAGGATTCCTTCAATCGCCACTGTCATGGTAGATCTCGTCTGAAGTATGAGTTGAGATCATATCAGGAGAAGGTTGTGATCCCGACGAAGCAAATGCGTGAGGACGCTAAGCAACTCCCCAGGCTCGAGAAGAAGGTCAAGAGGCGAGAGCGACAGTACCAGACCCTCGAACAAACCCTCGATGACATAACCCAGCTATTGCATCAGGTCATGGAGGAAAACAGCGCTGTGAAGCTTAGGGCCAAGCTCCAGCATGAAGAACACAAAGCACTG ATGGACAACCAAGATAGATTTCTCAAGGAACAAATGGACAAAATTCACAAGATGACTAAAGAGAAACAGAGGAATTTTGAGAAGCAGCTGCCGGAGGAGCGTGCAAAGGCAAAAGATTCGGATCAGAGGCTCAG gAACGAAGAGATCGAAAGGTTCATCAATAGCCAAGTTAAAGAGGTGGAGAAATTTGAGGCAGACAGAGAGAAGCTGAAGCATGCACATGAGCAGAAGAAGTTGGAACTGAAGAAGAGACGTCAAGCAGAGAAAGTCGAGCTGGCGAAGGAGTTGGATGCTGCGCTGACAAAGTTGATGGAGAAATACACTCCTGCTGGTTTCCATGCCTCCTCCACCAGTAGCTCTTAG